Within the Dehalococcoidia bacterium genome, the region ACGTGTAGTCTCCGTACCGTGTCTGCTCAGGCGATGGCCGTCCGCCCATCACAAGTGTCGCGATATTGGCGTTCATCAGCGCGCCACAGCACATGGGGCACGGCTCGAACGTAGTATATAGCGCATACCCGGTCATGTCGTCAGTGCCGAGCGCGACCGCGGCCTCTCTGAGCGCGACGGTCTCAGCGTGGGCTGTAGGGTCCTTGGTGACCGGCACCAGGTTTCGACCGCGAGCAACCAACTCGCCGTCTCTGACGATGACGGACCCAACGCCGACATTACCCTCATCGGCCGCCCTCTGCGCCTCCTCCAGCGCGAGTCTCATGAAGCTCTCATGGTCTGTGGCTCCCACAGCAGTCCTCCTGCCTCCAGATTGTGCTGCAACGCTATCACAATTGTCAGGTCGTGTGGAACGGGAACGAGACAGTATCAATTTGGTAGGTGGCTCCACAGAAACTATTGTCCCCTCTCCCTCAGAGCTTGCCCTGTACCTGATACGGGGGCTGATAGGGGTATTTAAGGTGCACAGATAGGCCTGAGTACCACCAACAGACCCCCTCTCCCTGGGGGAGAGGGTTGGGGTGAGGGCGAAAACACTGCCAACCAAACTGACCCAGCCTCACCCCCACCCGTTCACCCTGTCGAAAATCCGCTGCGGTGGGAGCCCATCCACCGACAACCCCACCCCGCCCTAAAGAAAGTTCGAGCCGAGGCCACAACCTCATCCCCCACACAACCAAATCATGTAAATCCCAAAATCACACAAATCCGAGTTCAGACTTTATTGACCTTGACATGTAAGTACATCTGTTCTATTCTGGTGCCAGAACAATAACCACTAAACCCAACAACCAAACCAATGACTCTCTCAGAATACATCCTCGAAAACACAGACGACGGTATCGACATCGCCAGAGTCCTCATCGACGTGATGAACGGATTCATCCGCGGTGTCACACCCAGTCACAGGCTCACCGNNNNNNNNNNNNNNNNNNNNNNNNNNNNNNNNNNNNNNNNNNNNNNNNNNNNNNNNNNNNNNNNNNNNNNNNNNNNNNNNNNNNNNNNNNNNNNNNNNNNNNNNNNNNNCAACGACGGCCAGGAGATGTGCATCTTCCTCATAGATGTCATGTGGGGAAAAGTCGAAGGCATCCGCATCGGACACCGCTTGTCGGCCGCGAAAGAGCTCCTGAACAGAGCGTTCGGCAGGAGCCAGGGCATACCACTGCCCAATCCCCCACGCGCGACTGCTCCCCCGGGAACGATCCCAAGGCCAGACCAGCAGGTCCCGGCCGAGACAGCCCAGGAAGCCGAGTCTGCGTCCGTTGACACTGTTGAAGATCCGCTGCGGCGGGAGCCTGTCGAAGGACAGCCCGAGTCTGCCCCCGTTCGTCCTGAGCTTGTCGAAGGACAGCCCGAGACCAACCCCAACTTCGACCCCGACATGTACAGGGCAGCGAGCAAGTGCCTAGACCCCAACTTCGATCCCCTGCTCGCAGCCTCAAATGAAGACTACCTGCTCAACTACGACGGCTGCGACAACATCAGCTGCCCTTTCCACGGCGATCCCGAAGACCCCGACTACGACCCCAACGCCCAACACTACTGACACCCTCTCCCTAAGAGCCTGCCCCGCACCTGATCCGGGGGTGAGGGTGAAAACACTGCCTACCAGACTGACACAGGCCCCGCCCGTCCCAAACCATGCAAAGGGTAGCCTCAATCTGGTAGCATTCGATTCCACACTCGTATGACCGCCGGATGATTCCCGACATGGGAACATCGGCGCCCCTCTCACAGAAAACTCGGGGGACAACGTGGCCAAACCTGTCGTAGCTATCGTAGGAAGGCCGAACGTCGGCAAGTCCACCCTGTTCAACAGGCTGGTCGGCAGGACCGTTGCGATCGTCTCCAAGCAGTCCGGCACCACCCGCGACAGGGTGATGCTCGAGACGGACTGGGCCGAGCACAACTTCATCCTTGTCGACACCGGCGGACTCGAGATATTCCCTGACACCGACATGTGGCGGCAGGTGCGCGGACAGGTCGAGACCGCCATCGACGACGCCGACATCATCATCATGGTGGTCGACGTCACCGAGGGCGTAACCGGCTCGGACATCGACGTGGCAGACCTGCTGCGCATGGGCGGCAAGCCCGTCGTGCTGGCAGTCAACAAGGTCGACACTGAGCAGAAAGCCGCAGGCGCCGTCGAGTTCTTCGAGCTTGGCCTGGGCTACCCACACCCGATCAGTGGCTATCACAACCTCGGACTCGACGACATGATGGCCGAGGTCGTGACCCACTTCCCGCCCGAGCCCGAGTTCCCCGAGCCGGACGCTGACCTGCGCCTCGCCATAGTGGGTAGGCCCAACGTCGGCAAGTCCATGCTGCTGAACGCGCTGACCGGCGAAAACCGCTCCA harbors:
- a CDS encoding nucleoside deaminase gives rise to the protein MGATDHESFMRLALEEAQRAADEGNVGVGSVIVRDGELVARGRNLVPVTKDPTAHAETVALREAAVALGTDDMTGYALYTTFEPCPMCCGALMNANIATLVMGGRPSPEQTRYGDYTLERLLELSKWDDQMEVVTGVLVDECMGIRQP
- the der gene encoding ribosome biogenesis GTPase Der; the encoded protein is MAKPVVAIVGRPNVGKSTLFNRLVGRTVAIVSKQSGTTRDRVMLETDWAEHNFILVDTGGLEIFPDTDMWRQVRGQVETAIDDADIIIMVVDVTEGVTGSDIDVADLLRMGGKPVVLAVNKVDTEQKAAGAVEFFELGLGYPHPISGYHNLGLDDMMAEVVTHFPPEPEFPEPDADLRLAIVGRPNVGKSMLLNALTGENRSIVSDIPGTTRDTIDTLIKYNDLDVLLIDTAGIRRRGKIGTGIEKYSVIRSVRAIDRADVVVLLMDAMEPATMQDTHIAGYILDAYKGVVFVVNKWDLLEGKGITKGEIEALLKDRFRFATYAPICFTSALNGTGLEELMDTSLDVYNEWTKGIPRYDLRRTMMSAIAEHPPTGIKGRSLKIYSVSQEEVAPPSFTFFVNR